In a genomic window of Mycolicibacterium neoaurum VKM Ac-1815D:
- the gatB gene encoding Asp-tRNA(Asn)/Glu-tRNA(Gln) amidotransferase subunit GatB codes for MTTSVAELADYDDVIAEFDPVMGMEVHVELSTATKMFCPCANKFGADPNTQVCPVCLGLPGALPVLNQAAVESAIRIGLALNCDIAPWGRFARKNYFYPDQPKNYQISQYDEPIAIDGYLDVPLEDGSTWRIEIERAHMEEDTGKLTHLGSDTGRIAGATTSLADFNRAGVPLIEIVTRPIEGTGERAPEIARAYVTALRDLLRGLDVSDVRMDQGSMRCDSNVSLKPKGSSEFGTRTETKNVNSLKSVEVAVRYEMRRQAAVLKSGGTVTQETRHFHEDGYTTAGRSKETAQDYRYFPEPDLEPVAPPAELVERLRGTIPELPWLSRKRVQQEWGISDEVMRDLVNNGAIDLVAATVAKGASSEAARAWWGNFLVQKANERSVAVSDLPITPAQVAAVVKLVDDGKLSNKLARQVVEGVLAGEGEPEQVMNDRGLVVVRDDSLIQSAIDDALAAQPDIAEKIRGGKVAAAGAIVGAVMKATKGQADAARVRELVLAACS; via the coding sequence ATGACCACTTCTGTTGCCGAACTCGCCGACTACGACGACGTCATCGCCGAGTTCGACCCCGTGATGGGCATGGAAGTGCACGTCGAGCTGTCCACGGCGACCAAGATGTTCTGCCCCTGCGCCAACAAGTTCGGCGCCGACCCCAACACCCAGGTCTGCCCGGTGTGCCTCGGCCTGCCCGGCGCGCTGCCGGTGCTCAACCAGGCCGCCGTCGAGTCGGCCATCCGGATCGGACTGGCGCTCAACTGTGACATCGCGCCGTGGGGCCGGTTCGCCAGGAAGAACTACTTCTACCCCGACCAGCCCAAGAACTACCAGATCAGCCAGTACGACGAGCCGATCGCCATCGACGGCTACCTCGACGTCCCGTTGGAGGACGGCAGCACCTGGCGCATCGAGATCGAGCGGGCGCACATGGAGGAGGACACCGGCAAGCTGACCCACCTGGGCAGCGACACCGGCCGCATCGCGGGCGCGACCACCTCGCTGGCCGATTTCAACCGGGCCGGCGTACCGCTGATCGAGATCGTCACCCGGCCCATCGAGGGCACCGGTGAACGTGCCCCGGAGATCGCCCGTGCCTATGTCACCGCATTACGCGACCTGCTGCGCGGGCTCGACGTATCCGATGTGCGGATGGACCAGGGCTCGATGCGCTGTGATTCGAACGTGTCGCTGAAACCCAAGGGCAGCAGCGAATTCGGCACACGCACCGAGACCAAGAACGTCAACTCGCTCAAGAGTGTCGAGGTTGCCGTCCGCTACGAGATGCGCAGGCAGGCCGCGGTACTGAAATCCGGCGGGACGGTCACCCAGGAGACCCGTCACTTCCACGAGGACGGGTACACCACCGCGGGCCGCAGTAAGGAGACCGCGCAGGACTACCGGTACTTCCCCGAGCCCGATCTGGAGCCGGTGGCTCCGCCCGCCGAGCTGGTGGAGCGGCTGCGCGGCACCATTCCCGAATTGCCGTGGTTGTCGCGCAAGCGTGTTCAGCAGGAGTGGGGCATCTCCGACGAGGTGATGCGCGACCTGGTGAACAACGGCGCGATCGATCTGGTGGCGGCCACGGTGGCCAAGGGCGCGTCCAGCGAGGCCGCGCGCGCCTGGTGGGGCAACTTCCTGGTGCAGAAGGCCAATGAAAGATCAGTGGCCGTGTCCGATTTGCCGATCACCCCGGCTCAGGTCGCCGCGGTGGTGAAGCTCGTCGACGACGGAAAGCTCTCCAACAAGCTGGCCCGCCAGGTCGTCGAGGGTGTGCTGGCCGGTGAGGGCGAGCCCGAGCAGGTGATGAACGATCGCGGACTGGTGGTGGTCCGCGACGACTCACTGATCCAGTCGGCCATCGATGACGCGCTCGCCGCCCAACCCGATATCGCCGAGAAGATCCGCGGCGGCAAGGTGGCTGCCGCCGGCGCGATCGTGGGCGCGGTCATGAAGGCCACCAAGGGTCAGGCCGACGCCGCACGGGTGCGCGAACTGGTGCTCGCCGCCTGCTCCTAG
- the poxB gene encoding ubiquinone-dependent pyruvate dehydrogenase codes for MTTVADHVISTLYAGGVSRIYGLPGDSLNGLTDAIRRAEGFSWEHVRHEETAGFAAAADAALTGRLAVCAGSCGPGNLHLINGLFDAQRSRVPVLAIAAHIPQSEIGSEYFQETHPQELFRECSVYCELVTTAESAPRVLGMAMRAAIAENGVAVVVVPGEVFLHKTDALVAPVLATHSITRPTDDELLRAATILNGSDKITVLAGAGAEGAHDDLVRLAATLQAPVVHALRGKEFVEYDNPYDVGMTGLLGFASGYKAIKEAEVLLMLGTDFPYRQFYPENAVVIQLDIRGRNIGRRTHVDLPLVGSVSDTLPALTPLLTPKSDRTHLDRSLRHYAKTRRRLDELAANDRDRTPIRPEHLAAVANRLAAEDAVFTVDVGSPVVWAARYLTMNGRRRLLGSFNHGTMACALPLAIGAQTVDRDRQVVAFAGDGGLTMLFGELITLSQNRLPVKVIVFNNSSLNFVELEMKAAGIVTFGTDLHNPDFAAVARSLGLFGRRVEQPGDLEAALTDAFAHDGPALIDVVTARQELSIPPAITVEQAKGFSLYAIRTIMAGRSDELLDLVSTNVARRILD; via the coding sequence ATGACGACTGTCGCAGACCACGTCATCTCCACCCTGTACGCCGGCGGTGTCTCCCGGATCTACGGTCTTCCCGGAGACAGCCTGAACGGACTCACCGACGCCATCCGGCGCGCCGAGGGATTCAGCTGGGAACACGTACGCCACGAAGAGACAGCCGGATTCGCCGCGGCCGCCGACGCGGCGCTGACGGGCCGGCTTGCGGTGTGCGCCGGCAGTTGCGGACCGGGCAACCTGCACTTGATCAACGGGTTGTTCGACGCCCAGCGCTCCCGGGTTCCGGTGCTGGCCATCGCTGCGCACATCCCGCAGTCCGAGATCGGGTCGGAATACTTCCAGGAAACCCACCCGCAGGAGCTGTTCCGCGAGTGCAGTGTGTACTGCGAACTGGTCACCACGGCCGAATCGGCGCCCAGGGTGCTTGGGATGGCGATGCGGGCGGCCATCGCCGAGAACGGGGTCGCCGTCGTCGTGGTCCCCGGTGAGGTGTTCCTGCACAAGACCGATGCCCTGGTCGCCCCGGTGCTGGCCACCCATTCGATCACCCGCCCGACGGATGACGAATTGCTGCGTGCAGCAACGATTCTCAACGGATCGGATAAGATCACCGTGCTGGCCGGCGCGGGCGCCGAGGGGGCCCACGACGATCTCGTCCGGTTGGCCGCCACCCTGCAGGCTCCCGTCGTGCATGCCTTGCGCGGTAAGGAATTCGTCGAATACGACAACCCCTACGACGTCGGGATGACCGGGCTGCTCGGCTTCGCCTCCGGCTACAAGGCGATCAAGGAGGCCGAGGTCCTGCTGATGCTCGGCACCGACTTTCCGTACCGGCAGTTCTATCCCGAGAACGCGGTGGTGATCCAGCTGGACATCCGCGGCCGCAATATCGGTCGGCGCACCCACGTCGATCTGCCCCTTGTCGGATCCGTCTCCGATACCCTGCCCGCGCTGACGCCCCTGCTGACCCCCAAGAGCGATCGCACCCATCTGGACCGTTCGCTACGCCATTACGCCAAGACCCGGCGCCGGCTCGACGAGCTGGCGGCCAATGATCGTGATCGCACCCCGATTCGCCCCGAACACCTTGCCGCCGTAGCTAATCGGCTCGCCGCCGAGGACGCGGTGTTCACCGTGGACGTGGGATCACCGGTGGTCTGGGCGGCGCGCTACCTCACCATGAACGGCCGCCGGCGACTGCTGGGATCGTTCAACCACGGCACCATGGCGTGTGCGCTGCCGTTGGCCATCGGTGCCCAGACCGTGGATCGCGACAGGCAGGTGGTGGCCTTCGCCGGCGACGGTGGCCTGACCATGCTCTTCGGTGAGCTCATCACGCTGTCGCAGAACCGACTTCCGGTGAAAGTCATCGTGTTCAACAACTCCTCGTTGAACTTCGTGGAGTTGGAGATGAAGGCGGCCGGGATCGTCACCTTCGGCACCGACCTGCACAATCCCGATTTCGCCGCCGTCGCCCGATCGCTCGGACTGTTCGGTCGCCGGGTCGAGCAGCCCGGCGACCTGGAGGCCGCCCTCACCGATGCCTTCGCCCACGACGGGCCCGCACTCATCGACGTGGTGACCGCACGCCAGGAACTGTCCATCCCGCCGGCCATCACCGTCGAACAGGCCAAGGGCTTTTCGCTCTACGCGATCCGCACCATCATGGCCGGCCGGTCCGACGAGTTGCTCGACCTCGTCAGCACCAATGTGGCGCGCCGGATCCTGGACTGA
- a CDS encoding ATP-dependent 6-phosphofructokinase, which translates to MRIGVLTGGGDCPGLNAVIRAVVRTSDARYGSSVVGFLDGWRGLLEDRRVQLKNDDRNDRLLAKGGTMLGTARTNPDTLRAGLPQIKQTLEDNGIDVLIPIGGEGTLTAASWLSEEGVPVVGVPKTIDNDIDCTDVTFGHDTALTIATEAIDRLHSTAESHQRVMLVEVMGRHAGWIALNAGLASGAHMTLIPEQPFDIEEVCRLVKQRFQRGDSHFICVVAEGAKPAEGTMQLRQGGMDEFGHEKFTGVAQQLALEVEKRIKKDVRVTVLGHVQRGGTPTAYDRVLATRFGVNAADAAHAGEYGMMVSLRGQDIGRVPLADATRQLKLVPQSRYDDAAEFFG; encoded by the coding sequence ATGCGGATCGGAGTGCTGACCGGAGGCGGCGACTGCCCAGGCCTGAACGCGGTGATCAGGGCGGTGGTGCGGACCAGTGATGCGCGCTACGGCTCGTCGGTCGTCGGATTCCTCGACGGCTGGCGTGGCCTGTTGGAGGACCGCCGCGTCCAGCTCAAGAACGATGACCGCAACGACCGGCTGCTGGCCAAGGGCGGCACCATGCTCGGCACCGCACGCACCAATCCGGACACGCTGCGCGCCGGATTGCCGCAGATCAAGCAGACCTTGGAAGACAACGGCATCGATGTGTTGATCCCGATCGGTGGCGAGGGCACGCTCACCGCGGCGAGTTGGCTGTCCGAGGAAGGGGTGCCCGTCGTCGGCGTGCCCAAGACGATCGACAACGATATCGATTGCACCGACGTGACTTTCGGGCATGACACGGCGCTCACCATCGCCACCGAGGCCATCGACCGGCTGCACAGCACCGCGGAATCGCACCAACGGGTGATGCTGGTGGAGGTGATGGGCCGTCATGCGGGTTGGATCGCCCTGAACGCGGGGCTGGCCTCCGGTGCGCACATGACCTTGATCCCCGAGCAGCCATTCGACATCGAAGAGGTGTGCAGGCTGGTCAAACAGCGCTTCCAGCGCGGGGATTCGCATTTCATCTGCGTCGTCGCCGAAGGTGCCAAGCCTGCCGAGGGCACGATGCAGCTCCGCCAGGGCGGGATGGACGAATTCGGGCACGAGAAGTTCACCGGGGTCGCCCAGCAGCTCGCCCTTGAGGTGGAGAAGCGCATCAAGAAGGATGTCCGCGTGACGGTGCTGGGCCACGTCCAGCGTGGCGGCACCCCGACCGCCTACGACCGGGTGCTGGCCACCCGCTTCGGGGTCAACGCCGCCGACGCCGCGCACGCGGGGGAGTACGGGATGATGGTGTCCCTACGTGGTCAGGACATCGGTCGGGTCCCGCTGGCCGATGCCACCCGCCAGCTCAAGTTGGTGCCACAGAGTCGCTACGACGACGCGGCCGAATTCTTCGGCTAG